Proteins from a single region of Gossypium arboreum isolate Shixiya-1 chromosome 1, ASM2569848v2, whole genome shotgun sequence:
- the LOC108465867 gene encoding eukaryotic peptide chain release factor subunit 1-3-like produces the protein MADGHESDKNIEIWKIKKLIKALEAARGNGTSMISLIMPPRDQISRVTKMLGDEFGTASNIKSRVNRQSVLGAITSAQQRLKLYSKVPPNGLVLYTGTIVTDDGKEKKVTIDFEPFRPINASLYLCDNKFHTEALNELLESDDKFGFIVMDGNGTLFGTLSGNTREVLHKFSVDLPKKHGRGGQSALRFARLRMEKRHNYVRKTAELATQFFINPSTSQPNVSGLILAGSADFKTELSQSDMFDQRLQAKILNVVDVSYGGENGFNQAIELSSEILANVKFIQEKRLIGKYFEEISQDTGKYVFGVDDTLKALEMGAVETLIVWENLDINRYQLKNSTTGEITIKHLNKEQEANESNFRDPVSSADLEVVEKMPLLEWFANDYRQFGCSLEFVTNKSQEGSQFCRGFGGIGGILRYQLDMRSFDEFSDEEVYDDSE, from the coding sequence ATGGCAGACGGTCACGAGAGTGACAAGAATATTGAGATATGGAAGATCAAGAAGCTTATTAAAGCACTTGAAGCCGCTAGAGGCAACGGCACCAGCATGATATCTCTCATAATGCCTCCACGTGATCAGATTTCAAGGGTTACCAAGATGCTGGGAGATGAATTTGGAACAGCTTCAAACATCAAAAGCAGAGTCAACCGTCAATCTGTGTTAGGTGCAATCACATCTGCTCAGCAGAGGCTCAAACTTTATAGTAAGGTTCCTCCCAACGGACTTGTGCTCTACACTGGAACAATTGTGACTGATgatgggaaagaaaagaaagtcaCAATTGATTTTGAGCCTTTCAGGCCTATAAATGCTTCTCTTTATCTCTGTGACAACAAGTTTCACACGGAGGCACTGAATGAACTTTTGGAGTCGGATGATAAGTTTGGTTTTATTGTGATGGATGGTAATGGAACTCTTTTTGGGACATTAAGTGGTAACACCAGGGAGGTACTTCATAAGTTCAGTGTTGATCTTCCAAAGAAGCATGGGAGAGGTGGACAATCAGCCCTTCGTTTTGCTCGACTTCGAATGGAAAAGCGCCACAACTATGTGAGGAAGACAGCTGAACTTGCTACTCAATTTTTTATCAACCCTTCCACCAGCCAGCCTAATGTATCTGGATTAATATTGGCTGGATCAGCTGATTTCAAAACTGAGCTGAGTCAATCTGATATGTTTGATCAGCGGCTTCAGGCTAAGATTCTGAATGTGGTTGATGTCTCTTATGGAGGAGAGAATGGTTTCAACCAGGCAATTGAGCTTTCCTCTGAAATCCTGGCGAATGTGAAATTCATACAGGAGAAGCGCTTAATAGGGAAATACTTTGAGGAGATCAGTCAAGATACTGGGAAGTATGTTTTTGGAGTGGATGACACACTGAAGGCGTTGGAGATGGGAGCAGTTGAGACACTTATAGTGTGGGAAAATCTGGACATAAATCGGTATCAGCTGAAGAATAGCACTACTGGTGAAATTaccataaaacatttaaacaagGAGCAGGAAGCCAATGAGAGCAACTTCCGCGATCCAGTCAGCTCTGCAGATCTGGAGGTTGTTGAGAAGATGCCACTCTTAGAGTGGTTTGCTAATGACTACAGGCAGTTTGGCTGTAGCCTTGAGTTTGTTACCAACAAATCCCAGGAGGGTTCTCAGTTCTGCCGTGGGTTTGGCGGTATTGGAGGCATCCTTCGATACCAACTAGACATGCGATCATTTGATGAATTTTCTGATGaagaagtatatgatgattcTGAATAG
- the LOC108482202 gene encoding pentatricopeptide repeat-containing protein At1g74630 has translation MNNAPHHCLSLLTSCKTLKILKQIHASLVKTGHHSDPFFAGKLILHSAVTVPGALHYARRFFLNFPNPDVFMYNTLIRGFSESGIPQNSIFTFIDMCGKSLVPPDSFSFAFVLKAAANHGSLRTGIQLHCQALIHGFETHLFVGTTLISMYGECGSVYFAKKVFDQMREPNVVAWNAVITACFRCGDVKGARKMFDMMPFKNSTSSNVILAGYAKAGEMEIARKVFWDMKVKDNVSWSTMIAGLAHNGFFDEAFAYFRELRMIGLRPNEVSLTGVLSGCAQVGASEFGKILHGFIEKSGFNWIPTVNNALVDMYARCGNVGMARLVFRSMLHKSVVSWTSMIEGLAMHGYAEEAIRVFHEMEGCGIRPDWITFVSLLYACSHAGLIEQGCNYFSTMKDVYDIEPTVEHYGCMVDLYGRAGYLQKAYDFVCQMPITPNAIIWRTLLGACGIHGNVELAEQVKARLFDLEPDDSSDNVLLSNIYAVAGKWKDVATVRQSMTDQKIKKTPGWSMIEVDRTMYRFVAGEKTNKTTAEAYEKLKEIIKRLRLEGGYVPEVASVLHDVDEEEKEDSVSKHSEKLAVAFGISRLCKGRVIRIVKNLRICRDCHTVMKLISKVYGLKLVVRDRSRFHSFDDGACSCKDYW, from the coding sequence ATGAACAACGCACCCCACCACTGCCTCTCTTTGTTAACCAGCTGCAAAACTCTCAAAATCCTCAAACAAATCCACGCTTCTCTCGTCAAAACCGGCCACCACTCCGACCCTTTTTTCGCCGGAAAGCTAATTCTCCATAGCGCAGTAACGGTTCCCGGTGCTCTCCACTACGCTCGCCGTTTCTTCCTTAACTTCCCAAACCCGGATGTCTTCATGTATAACACGCTTATTCGAGGGTTCTCGGAATCGGGTATCCCTCAGAATTCAATATTTACTTTCATAGATATGTGTGGGAAATCATTGGTTCCTCCTGATAGCTTCTCTTTCGCGTTTGTTCTTAAGGCGGCGGCAAATCACGGGTCGTTGAGAACTGGGATTCAGCTTCATTGTCAAGCTCTGATTCATGGTTTCGAAACCCATTTGTTTGTTGGTACGACCTTGATTAGCATGTATGGAGAATGCGGCTCTGTTTATTTTGCGAAGAAAGTGTTTGACCAAATGCGTGAACCAAATGTTGTAGCTTGGAATGCTGTTATCACGGCTTGTTTTAGGTGTGGTGATGTAAAGGGTGCACGAAAAATGTTTGATATGATGCCTTTTAAGAATTCGACTTCATCGAATGTAATTCTTGCAGGGTATGCGAAAGCTGGTGAGATGGAGATTGCCAGGAAAGTGTTTTGGGATATGAAAGTGAAGGATAATGTTTCTTGGAGTACTATGATTGCCGGATTAGCGCATAATGGGTTCTTTGATGAGGCTTTTGCGTACTTTAGGGAGTTGCGAATGATAGGGTTGAGACCGAATGAGGTTAGCTTGACTGGGGTGCTCTCAGGCTGCGCACAAGTTGGGGCATCTGAGTTTGGTAAAATCTTACATGGATTTATTGAGAAATCTGGGTTTAATTGGATTCCTACCGTGAACAATGCACTTGTGGATATGTATGCAAGGTGTGGGAATGTAGGGATGGCTCGATTAGTTTTTCGGAGTATGCTACATAAAAGTGTTGTTTCTTGGACATCAATGATAGAGGGGCTTGCAATGCACGGTTATGCGGAAGAGGCGATACGGGTTTTCCATGAGATGGAAGGATGCGGAATTAGGCCAGATTGGATTACCTTTGTTTCACTCCTATACGCTTGTAGTCATGCCGGGTTGATTGAACAAGGATGTAACTATTTTTCTACGATGAAGGATGTGTATGATATCGAACCTACAGTTGAGCACTATGGCTGCATGGTTGATTTGTATGGTCGAGCTGGTTACCTACAGAAGGCTTATGACTTTGTATGTCAAATGCCAATAACGCCTAATGCTATAATTTGGCGAACTCTTCTTGGTGCTTGCGGCATTCATGGGAATGTTGAGTTGGCAGAGCAAGTAAAGGCGAGACTTTTTGATCTAGAACCTGATGATTCGAGTGATAATGTGCTGCTGTCAAATATTTATGCAGTTGCAGGGAAATGGAAGGATGTCGCCACTGTGAGGCAGTCAATGACAGATCAGAAGATTAAGAAAACACCTGGTTGGAGTATGATCGAAGTTGACAGGACAATGTATAGGTTCGTGGCAGGGGAAAAAACGAATAAGACTACAGCAGAGGCTTACGAGAAGCTTAAGGAGATAATTAAAAGGCTTAGGCTTGAGGGAGGTTATGTTCCTGAAGTTGCAAGTGTGTTGCACGATGTAGATGAGGAAGAAAAGGAAGATTCGGTATCCAAACACAGCGAGAAGCTTGCTGTAGCTTTCGGGATCTCAAGGCTTTGTAAGGGGAGGGTTATAAGAATAGTAAAGAATCTGAGAATATGCAGAGATTGTCATACTGTTATGAAGTTGATCTCTAAGGTTTATGGATTAAAACTTGTTGTCAGAGATCGAAGTCGGTTTCACTCATTCGATGATGGCGCTTGTTCTTGCAAAGATTACTGGTGA
- the LOC108480433 gene encoding protein EMBRYO DEFECTIVE 514-like, translating to MADKEPSPEPAEANPPSEDMDLENLDSSAQNPNAGDDANGDSKSKRGREEDGEETEDVSKKQKLEKSVEEERLEKKSDESPESGRVRLGPKEFGSSSEMLDYFCYLLHHWGTQLNFNKYEHMVLLDLLKKGHLEPERKIGGGVKAFQIRIHPQWKSKCFFVIRDDETMDDFSFRKCIDHILPLPEDLKGKSDSNRASGGGGGWRGRGGKGGGRGRGKGGKSRN from the exons ATGGCGGATAAAGAGCCGTCGCCGGAGCCCGCCGAGGCCAACCCACCATCTGAAGACATGGATCTCGAAAACCTTGACTCCTCCGCCCAAAACCCTAATGCCGGGGACGACGCCAACGGTGACTCCAAATCGAAGCGCGGGAGAGAGGAAGACGGCGAAGAAACCGAAGACGTTTCCAAAAAGCAGAAACTGGAGAAGTCCGTAGAGGAAGAAAGGCTGGAGAAGAAGTCAGATGAGTCACCGGAGTCGGGTCGTGTACGGCTCGGTCCGAAGGAGTTCGGGTCGTCTTCGGAGATGTTGGATTACTTTTGCTATTTGCTTCATCATTGGGGTACTCAACTGAACTTTAACAAG TATGAACATATGGTATTGCTGGATTTGCTTAAAAAAGGTCATCTAGAGCCTGAGAGAAAGATTGGTGGAGGGGTCAAAGCTTTCCAAATCCGTATTCATCCACAGTGGAAGAGTAAATGTTTCTTTGTGATTAGGGATGATGAAACTATGGATGACTTTAGCTTCCGCAAGTGTATTGATCATATACTGCCCCTACCTGAAGATTTGAAGGGAAAAAGCGATTCAAACAGGGCATCGGGTGGCGGTGGCGGTTGGAGAGGACGTGGTGGGAAAGGAGGTGGACGAGGCCGTGGAAAAGGTGGTAAGTCAAGAAACTGA
- the LOC108481267 gene encoding vacuolar iron transporter homolog 4-like, translating to MAAPGTCEQPSLSNKKMAIHVTNDIERSDITQGTMNDDDEFDCSQRAQLLRAVVLGANDGLVSIASLMMGVGAVKDDTKAMVLTGIAGLVAGACSMAIGEFVSVYTQKDVELAQRTRRVRKNAGHEEETTNQRLKLPNPLQAAIASAFAFTIGGVVPLLAAAFIRRQHTLRLAVVAAAASLALVVLGGVGAVLGRTPMVKSSVRVLIGGWMAMAITFGLTKLIGTTGL from the coding sequence ATGGCTGCCCCTGGAACCTGTGAGCAACCATCGCTCAGTAATAAGAAAATGGCCATTCATGTGACTAATGACATTGAGAGAAGTGACATAACCCAAGGAACTATGAATGACGATGATGAGTTTGATTGTTCTCAAAGGGCGCAGTTGCTTCGAGCTGTGGTGCTTGGAGCCAATGATGGGCTGGTTTCGATTGCATCACTAATGATGGGCGTTGGAGCTGTTAAAGATGACACCAAAGCCATGGTTCTCACTGGTATTGCAGGCTTGGTTGCTGGAGCTTGTAGCATGGCGATTGGTGAATTTGTCTCGGTCTACACTCAGAAGGACGTCGAGTTAGCCCAGAGAACGAGAAGGGTGCGAAAAAATGCAGGCCATGAGGAAGAGACAACCAATCAGAGGTTGAAGTTGCCTAATCCACTACAAGCTGCTATCGCATCGGCCTTTGCTTTCACGATTGGTGGGGTGGTGCCACTGCTAGCAGCCGCATTCATAAGGCGGCAACATACGTTGAGGCTGGCGGTGGTTGCAGCGGCCGCCAGCTTGGCGTTGGTGGTTTTGGGTGGCGTTGGTGCTGTACTCGGGAGGACTCCGATGGTGAAGTCTAGTGTCAGAGTGCTAATTGGAGGATGGATGGCAATGGCTATAACTTTTGGCCTAACCAAGCTGATCGGTACTACGGGACTCTGA